A DNA window from Canis lupus familiaris isolate Mischka breed German Shepherd chromosome 10, alternate assembly UU_Cfam_GSD_1.0, whole genome shotgun sequence contains the following coding sequences:
- the LOC481394 gene encoding LOW QUALITY PROTEIN: inorganic pyrophosphatase 2, mitochondrial-like isoform X1 (The sequence of the model RefSeq protein was modified relative to this genomic sequence to represent the inferred CDS: deleted 1 base in 1 codon), whose amino-acid sequence MASYCTEEHSQPRSPSYHLFFKNVAGHYISPFHDIPLKVDSTVENGIPTKRARNDEYENLFNMVVEVPRWTNAKMEIATKEPLNPIKQDRKDGKLQYVANIFPHKGYIWNYGALPQTWEDPHRKDKSTDCCGDNDPMDVCEIGSKVLSCGEVIPVKILGILALIDQGETDWKIIAINVNDPEASKFHDIDDVKKYKPGYLEATLNWFRFYKVPEGKPENQFAFNAEFKNKAFALDVIKSTHECWKALLMKKCDGGAIKCTNVHISDSPFHCTQEEARSIVELVSSSPNQENNTEDQMWHFLGK is encoded by the exons ATGGCTTCCTACTGCACAGAGGAGCACAGCCAGCCCCGCTCCCCCAGTTACCACCTCTTCTTCAAGAATGTAGCTGGTCACTACATTTCCCCCTTTCATGATATTCCTCTGAAGGTGGACTCAACAGTGGAAAATGGCATTCCTACAAAGAGAGCACGAAATGATGAGTATGAGAATTTGTTTAATATGGTTGTAGAAGTACCTCGGTGGACAAATGCTAAAATGGAGATTGCCACAAAAGAGCCTTTGAATCCCATTAAACAAGATAGAAAGGATGGCAAGCTACAGTACGTGGCGAATATCTTCCCTCACAAGGGTTATATTTGGAATTACGGTGCCCTCCCACAGACTTGGGAAGATCCCCATCGAAAAGATAAGAGTACAGACTGCTGTGGAGATAATGATCCTATG GATGTTTGCGAAATAGGCTCAAAGGTTCTTTCTTGTGGAGAGGTTATTCCTGTGAAGATCCTTGGAATTTTGGCTCTTATTGATCAGGGTGAAACAGATTGGAAAATAATTGCTATCAATGTGAATGATCCTGAAGCCTCAAAGTTTCATGATATTGATGATGTTAAGAAGTACAAACCAGGTTACTTGGAAGCTACGCTTAACTGGTTTAGATTTTATAAGGTGccagaaggaaaaccagaaaaccaGTTTGCTTTTAATGCAGAATTCAAAAACAAGGCTTTTGCTCTTGATGTTATTAAATCTACTCATGAATGCTGGAAAGCATTGCTTATGAAGAAGTGTGATGGAGGAGCTATAAAGTGCACAAATGTGCATATATCTGACAGCCCTTTCCATTGCACTCAAGAGGAAGCAAGATCAATAGTTGAACTGGTGTCATCTTCACCgaatcaagaaaataatacagaagatCAAATGTGGCACTTCCTTGGCAAGTGA